GGTCAATGCCGTAATGGAAACCGCGGCATCCTTGAACGCTCCGGTCATCATTCAATTCTCCAACGGAGGCGCACAGTTCAATGCGGGCAAAGGGTTGTCCAATGAAAATCAAAGATCGGCCATTTTAGGCGGAATCGCAGGGGCAAAGCATGTACACCAAATGGCAGAAGCCTATGGGGCCAGTGTAATCCTGCACACCGATCACTGCGCAAAGAAATTATTGCCTTGGATCGATGGGTTGCTTGATGCCAGCGAGGCACATTACAAGTCAACCGGAAGATCACTCTATAGCTCGCATATGATCGATTTATCCGAAGAGCCCATTGAAGAAAATATTGAAATCTGTAAACGATATTTGGAGCGCATGTCCAAAATGGACATGACCTTGGAGATAGAACTCGGGGTTACCGGCGGGGAGGAAGACGGTGTGGACAATACGGATGTTGATAGTTCCAAACTGTACACCCAACCGGAAGAAGTAGCGTATGCTTATGAAGAATTGTCCAAGGTAAGTCCAAGATTTACCATTGCCGCTGCCTTCGGCAACGTGCATGGGGTCTATAAACCTGGAAACGTAAAATTGACCCCTAAAATTCTAAAGAATTCCCAGGAGTATATTTCAGGGAAATACGGCGTTGGCCATAACCATATCGATTTTGTTTTCCATGGTGGTTCGGGCTCAACGCTGGAGGAGATTAGGGAAGCCATTGGTTACGGGGTCATCAAAATGAATATCGACACTGACCTGCAATACGCATTTATGGCCGGTGTAAGGGATTATGTCCAGGGCAAGAGTGCCTATTTGCAGGGACAAATCGGTAATCCGGAGGGTGGTGATGTGCCCAACAAAAAATTCTATGACCCCAGGGTTTGGTTAAGGGAAGGTGAGAAA
The sequence above is a segment of the Muricauda sp. SCSIO 64092 genome. Coding sequences within it:
- the fbaA gene encoding class II fructose-bisphosphate aldolase; the encoded protein is MAHNIKPGVATGHQVQEIFNYAKEKGFALPAVNVIGSNTVNAVMETAASLNAPVIIQFSNGGAQFNAGKGLSNENQRSAILGGIAGAKHVHQMAEAYGASVILHTDHCAKKLLPWIDGLLDASEAHYKSTGRSLYSSHMIDLSEEPIEENIEICKRYLERMSKMDMTLEIELGVTGGEEDGVDNTDVDSSKLYTQPEEVAYAYEELSKVSPRFTIAAAFGNVHGVYKPGNVKLTPKILKNSQEYISGKYGVGHNHIDFVFHGGSGSTLEEIREAIGYGVIKMNIDTDLQYAFMAGVRDYVQGKSAYLQGQIGNPEGGDVPNKKFYDPRVWLREGEKSFSERLKNAFEDLNNINTL